A genomic window from Oryctolagus cuniculus chromosome 12, mOryCun1.1, whole genome shotgun sequence includes:
- the DHRS2 gene encoding dehydrogenase/reductase SDR family member 2, mitochondrial isoform X3: MLRAVARAPWSLCRPSAGLFVRRHSSVRAPKRILADRVAVVTGSTAGIGLAIARRLAQDGAHVVISSRKQQNVDRAVAVLQGEGLSVTGTVCHVGKAEDRERLVATALEHWGGVDFLVCNAAVNPLVGSTLGASEQVWDKELGAYNISKTALLGLTRTLALELAPRDIRVNCLVPGLIETDFSKVLHKNKAFWNLFKENQKLQRIGQPEDCAGLVAFLCSPDASYITGESIAVAGFSPRL, from the exons ATGCTGCGTGCAGTGGCCCGGGCGCCCTGGAGTTTGTGTCGTCCCAGTGCTGGGCTCTTTGTGAGGAGGCACAGCAGTGTGAGAGCCCCCAAGCGCATCCTGGCTGACCGAGTGGCTGTGGTCACGGGGTCCACCGCCGG GATCGGCTTGGCCATCGCCCGGCGTCTGGCCCAGGATGGGGCCCACGTGGTCATCAGCAGCCGGAAGCAGCAGAACGTGGACCGGGCGGTGGCTGTGCTGCAGGGCGAGGGGCTGAGTGTGACGGGCACCGTGTGCCACGTGGGGAAGGCTGAGGACCGGGAGAGGCTGGTGGCCACG GCCCTGGAGCACTGGGGAGGCGTGGACTTCCTGGTGTGCAATGCTGCTGTCAACCCTCTGGTGGGGAGCACGCTGGGGGCCAGCGAGCAGGTGTGGGACAAG gagctgggagcctacAACATCAGCAAGACCGCCCTGCTGGGCCTCACCAGGACCCTGGCATTGGAGCTGGCCCCCAGGGACATCCGGGTGAACTGCCTCGTCCCAGGGCTGATTGAGACGGACTTCAGCAAAGTG TTACACAAAAACAAGGCTTTCTGGAACCTCTTTAAGGAAAACCAGAAGCTGCAGAG GATCGGGCAGCCGGAGGACTGCGCGGGACTTGTGGCCTTCCTGTGCTCCCCGGATGCCAGCTACATCACCGGCGAGAGCATCGCGGTGGCCGGCTTCTCCCCTCGGCTCTGA
- the DHRS2 gene encoding dehydrogenase/reductase SDR family member 2, mitochondrial isoform X1 has protein sequence MLRAVARAPWSLCRPSAGLFVRRHSSVRAPKRILADRVAVVTGSTAGIGLAIARRLAQDGAHVVISSRKQQNVDRAVAVLQGEGLSVTGTVCHVGKAEDRERLVATALEHWGGVDFLVCNAAVNPLVGSTLGASEQVWDKILSVNVKSPALLLSLLLPHMERRGSAAVVLVSSISAYMPHVELGAYNISKTALLGLTRTLALELAPRDIRVNCLVPGLIETDFSKVLHKNKAFWNLFKENQKLQRIGQPEDCAGLVAFLCSPDASYITGESIAVAGFSPRL, from the exons ATGCTGCGTGCAGTGGCCCGGGCGCCCTGGAGTTTGTGTCGTCCCAGTGCTGGGCTCTTTGTGAGGAGGCACAGCAGTGTGAGAGCCCCCAAGCGCATCCTGGCTGACCGAGTGGCTGTGGTCACGGGGTCCACCGCCGG GATCGGCTTGGCCATCGCCCGGCGTCTGGCCCAGGATGGGGCCCACGTGGTCATCAGCAGCCGGAAGCAGCAGAACGTGGACCGGGCGGTGGCTGTGCTGCAGGGCGAGGGGCTGAGTGTGACGGGCACCGTGTGCCACGTGGGGAAGGCTGAGGACCGGGAGAGGCTGGTGGCCACG GCCCTGGAGCACTGGGGAGGCGTGGACTTCCTGGTGTGCAATGCTGCTGTCAACCCTCTGGTGGGGAGCACGCTGGGGGCCAGCGAGCAGGTGTGGGACAAG atcctgAGCGTGAACGTGAagtccccagctctgctcctgagccTGCTGCTGCCCCACATGGAGCGGAGGGG gAGCGCTGCCGTCGTCCTGGTCTCTTCCATTTCGGCGTACATGCCTCATGTG gagctgggagcctacAACATCAGCAAGACCGCCCTGCTGGGCCTCACCAGGACCCTGGCATTGGAGCTGGCCCCCAGGGACATCCGGGTGAACTGCCTCGTCCCAGGGCTGATTGAGACGGACTTCAGCAAAGTG TTACACAAAAACAAGGCTTTCTGGAACCTCTTTAAGGAAAACCAGAAGCTGCAGAG GATCGGGCAGCCGGAGGACTGCGCGGGACTTGTGGCCTTCCTGTGCTCCCCGGATGCCAGCTACATCACCGGCGAGAGCATCGCGGTGGCCGGCTTCTCCCCTCGGCTCTGA
- the DHRS2 gene encoding dehydrogenase/reductase SDR family member 2, mitochondrial (The RefSeq protein has 2 substitutions compared to this genomic sequence): MLRAVARAPWSLCRPSAGLFVRMHSSVRAPKRILADRVAVVTGSTAGIGLAIARRLAQDGAHVVISSRKQQNVDRAVAALQGEGLSVTGTVCHVGKAEDRERLVATALEHWGGVDFLVCNAAVNPLVGSTLGASEQVWDKILSVNVKSPALLLSLLLPHMERRGSAAVVLVSSISAYMPHVELGAYNISKTALLGLTRTLALELAPRDIRVNCLVPGLIETDFSKVLHKNKAFWNLFKENQKLQRIGQPEDCAGLVAFLCSPDASYITGESIAVAGFSPRL, translated from the exons ATGCTGCGTGCAGTGGCCCGGGCGCCCTGGAGTTTGTGTCGTCCCAGTGCTGGGCTCTTTGTGAGGAGGCACAGCAGTGTGAGAGCCCCCAAGCGCATCCTGGCTGACCGAGTGGCTGTGGTCACGGGGTCCACCGCCGG GATCGGCTTGGCCATCGCCCGGCGTCTGGCCCAGGATGGGGCCCACGTGGTCATCAGCAGCCGGAAGCAGCAGAACGTGGACCGGGCGGTGGCTGTGCTGCAGGGCGAGGGGCTGAGTGTGACGGGCACCGTGTGCCACGTGGGGAAGGCTGAGGACCGGGAGAGGCTGGTGGCCACG GCCCTGGAGCACTGGGGAGGCGTGGACTTCCTGGTGTGCAATGCTGCTGTCAACCCTCTGGTGGGGAGCACGCTGGGGGCCAGCGAGCAGGTGTGGGACAAG atcctgAGCGTGAACGTGAagtccccagctctgctcctgagccTGCTGCTGCCCCACATGGAGCGGAGGGG gAGCGCTGCCGTCGTCCTGGTCTCTTCCATTTCGGCGTACATGCCTCATGTG gagctgggagcctacAACATCAGCAAGACCGCCCTGCTGGGCCTCACCAGGACCCTGGCATTGGAGCTGGCCCCCAGGGACATCCGGGTGAACTGCCTCGTCCCAGGGCTGATTGAGACGGACTTCAGCAAAGTG TTACACAAAAACAAGGCTTTCTGGAACCTCTTTAAGGAAAACCAGAAGCTGCAGAG GATCGGGCAGCCGGAGGACTGCGCGGGACTTGTGGCCTTCCTGTGCTCCCCGGATGCCAGCTACATCACCGGCGAGAGCATCGCGGTGGCCGGCTTCTCCCCTCGGCTCTGA
- the DHRS2 gene encoding dehydrogenase/reductase SDR family member 2, mitochondrial isoform X2, whose amino-acid sequence MLRAVARAPWSLCRPSAGLFVRRHSSVRAPKRILADRVAVVTGSTAGIGLAIARRLAQDGAHVVISSRKQQNVDRAVAVLQGEGLSVTGTVCHVGKAEDRERLVATILSVNVKSPALLLSLLLPHMERRGSAAVVLVSSISAYMPHVELGAYNISKTALLGLTRTLALELAPRDIRVNCLVPGLIETDFSKVLHKNKAFWNLFKENQKLQRIGQPEDCAGLVAFLCSPDASYITGESIAVAGFSPRL is encoded by the exons ATGCTGCGTGCAGTGGCCCGGGCGCCCTGGAGTTTGTGTCGTCCCAGTGCTGGGCTCTTTGTGAGGAGGCACAGCAGTGTGAGAGCCCCCAAGCGCATCCTGGCTGACCGAGTGGCTGTGGTCACGGGGTCCACCGCCGG GATCGGCTTGGCCATCGCCCGGCGTCTGGCCCAGGATGGGGCCCACGTGGTCATCAGCAGCCGGAAGCAGCAGAACGTGGACCGGGCGGTGGCTGTGCTGCAGGGCGAGGGGCTGAGTGTGACGGGCACCGTGTGCCACGTGGGGAAGGCTGAGGACCGGGAGAGGCTGGTGGCCACG atcctgAGCGTGAACGTGAagtccccagctctgctcctgagccTGCTGCTGCCCCACATGGAGCGGAGGGG gAGCGCTGCCGTCGTCCTGGTCTCTTCCATTTCGGCGTACATGCCTCATGTG gagctgggagcctacAACATCAGCAAGACCGCCCTGCTGGGCCTCACCAGGACCCTGGCATTGGAGCTGGCCCCCAGGGACATCCGGGTGAACTGCCTCGTCCCAGGGCTGATTGAGACGGACTTCAGCAAAGTG TTACACAAAAACAAGGCTTTCTGGAACCTCTTTAAGGAAAACCAGAAGCTGCAGAG GATCGGGCAGCCGGAGGACTGCGCGGGACTTGTGGCCTTCCTGTGCTCCCCGGATGCCAGCTACATCACCGGCGAGAGCATCGCGGTGGCCGGCTTCTCCCCTCGGCTCTGA
- the DHRS2 gene encoding dehydrogenase/reductase SDR family member 2, mitochondrial isoform X4: MMLWIGLAIARRLAQDGAHVVISSRKQQNVDRAVAVLQGEGLSVTGTVCHVGKAEDRERLVATALEHWGGVDFLVCNAAVNPLVGSTLGASEQVWDKILSVNVKSPALLLSLLLPHMERRGSAAVVLVSSISAYMPHVELGAYNISKTALLGLTRTLALELAPRDIRVNCLVPGLIETDFSKVLHKNKAFWNLFKENQKLQRIGQPEDCAGLVAFLCSPDASYITGESIAVAGFSPRL; encoded by the exons GATCGGCTTGGCCATCGCCCGGCGTCTGGCCCAGGATGGGGCCCACGTGGTCATCAGCAGCCGGAAGCAGCAGAACGTGGACCGGGCGGTGGCTGTGCTGCAGGGCGAGGGGCTGAGTGTGACGGGCACCGTGTGCCACGTGGGGAAGGCTGAGGACCGGGAGAGGCTGGTGGCCACG GCCCTGGAGCACTGGGGAGGCGTGGACTTCCTGGTGTGCAATGCTGCTGTCAACCCTCTGGTGGGGAGCACGCTGGGGGCCAGCGAGCAGGTGTGGGACAAG atcctgAGCGTGAACGTGAagtccccagctctgctcctgagccTGCTGCTGCCCCACATGGAGCGGAGGGG gAGCGCTGCCGTCGTCCTGGTCTCTTCCATTTCGGCGTACATGCCTCATGTG gagctgggagcctacAACATCAGCAAGACCGCCCTGCTGGGCCTCACCAGGACCCTGGCATTGGAGCTGGCCCCCAGGGACATCCGGGTGAACTGCCTCGTCCCAGGGCTGATTGAGACGGACTTCAGCAAAGTG TTACACAAAAACAAGGCTTTCTGGAACCTCTTTAAGGAAAACCAGAAGCTGCAGAG GATCGGGCAGCCGGAGGACTGCGCGGGACTTGTGGCCTTCCTGTGCTCCCCGGATGCCAGCTACATCACCGGCGAGAGCATCGCGGTGGCCGGCTTCTCCCCTCGGCTCTGA
- the LOC108178295 gene encoding large ribosomal subunit protein uL23-like — protein MAPKAKKEAPAPPKVEAKAKALKAKKAVLKGVHSHKKKKIRTSPTFRRPKTLRLRRQPEYPWKSAPRRNKLDHYAIIKFPLTTESAMKKIEDNNTLVFIVDVKANEHQIKQAVKKLYDIDVAKVNTLISPDGEKKACVRLAPDYDALDVANKIGII, from the coding sequence atggcgccgaaggcgaagaaggaagctcctgcccctcctaaagtcgaagccaaagcgaaggccttgaaggccaagaaggcagtgctgaaaggcgtccacagccacaagaagaagaagatccgCACGTCCCCCACCTTCCGGCGGCCCAAGACACTGCGCCTCCGACGGCAGCCCGAATACCCTTGGAAGAgcgcccccaggagaaacaagcttgaccactatgccatcatcaagttccccctgaccacggagtcggccatgaagaagatagaagacaacaacacactggtgttcattgtggatgtcaaggccaacgagcaccagatcaaacaagctgtgaagaaactctatgacattgatgtggccaaagtcaacaccctgatcagccctgacggagagaagaaggcgtgtgtgcggctggctcctgactatgatgctctggacgttgccaacaaaattgggatcatctga